A window of Luteolibacter flavescens contains these coding sequences:
- a CDS encoding FAD/NAD(P)-binding protein — MSHHPPGDASPSSGSLGIVGSGPSAIFLLRHLLDAPPSSRPARITIFEKSAVAGTGMPYSESTTDRHHLSNISSAEIPPLMESLATWLCGAEDEQLEWWGIRREEISESAIYPRLALGAYFRSQYLLILRRLHECGVEVEERVNTSVTDVKSHPRGHVAVVTLESGEHFSFHSLVIATGHQWPSRDRTEDGYFTSPWPIAKILPAEGEYYTFDVGVLGASLSAFDVVTTLAHHHGAFHHDDDGKLTYTLHPEAEGFRLILHSADGQLPHLLFEQTEPMRKIYRHTTRERLAELVDAAGFISLASYFDEVCRPVLIEGFTLDGRADIASRLESEDFTLADLVETLSAEHDYDDPFEGMAGELAIAEKLTREGTPTHWKEYLDDLFYTLNFHAELLPAEDHARLKADILPFVMSVVAAMPADSARKLLALRAAGIVHVVAGMAEVHDHEPGDGCTRVEVDGEDGKTRTEEFRIFIESSGQKPSAPGKHPFPSIFGEGIATPATVRFRDPRRAGEMDDEAKVTDTASGPALELGGLAYDREYRLVNESGTADRVIHDIALPDINGLRPYSYGLQAANEAAAICAAALTGQPTLYGLCPLAHR, encoded by the coding sequence ATGTCTCACCACCCTCCCGGAGACGCGTCTCCCTCGTCAGGCTCGCTCGGCATCGTCGGCAGCGGGCCATCGGCGATCTTCCTGCTGCGTCATCTGCTCGATGCACCGCCATCGTCGCGGCCCGCGCGCATCACGATCTTCGAGAAGTCGGCGGTGGCGGGCACGGGGATGCCCTACAGCGAGTCCACCACGGACCGGCATCATCTTTCGAATATCTCCTCCGCGGAGATCCCGCCGCTGATGGAGTCGCTGGCCACGTGGCTCTGCGGTGCGGAGGACGAGCAACTCGAGTGGTGGGGCATCCGGCGGGAGGAGATCAGCGAGTCCGCCATCTATCCGCGGCTCGCGCTGGGTGCGTATTTCCGCAGCCAGTATCTGCTCATCCTGCGCCGTCTCCACGAGTGCGGCGTGGAGGTGGAGGAGCGCGTGAATACGAGCGTGACCGACGTGAAGAGCCACCCGCGCGGCCACGTAGCCGTGGTGACATTGGAAAGCGGCGAGCACTTCTCCTTTCACTCGCTGGTCATCGCGACGGGGCACCAGTGGCCCTCGCGCGATCGCACGGAGGATGGCTATTTCACCTCGCCGTGGCCGATCGCGAAGATCCTGCCGGCGGAGGGCGAATACTACACCTTCGACGTCGGCGTGCTGGGCGCGTCGCTCAGTGCCTTCGACGTGGTCACGACGCTCGCGCATCATCACGGCGCATTCCATCACGATGACGATGGCAAGCTCACCTACACGCTGCACCCGGAGGCGGAGGGCTTTCGCCTCATCCTCCACTCGGCGGATGGCCAGCTCCCTCACCTGCTCTTCGAGCAAACGGAGCCGATGCGGAAGATCTACCGGCACACGACGCGCGAGCGGCTGGCGGAGCTGGTGGATGCCGCGGGCTTCATTTCGCTCGCGAGCTACTTCGACGAGGTCTGCCGCCCGGTGCTGATCGAGGGCTTCACGCTGGATGGCCGCGCGGACATCGCGTCGCGGCTGGAGTCCGAGGATTTCACGCTGGCCGATCTGGTGGAGACGCTTTCCGCCGAGCATGACTACGACGATCCTTTCGAGGGCATGGCGGGCGAGCTGGCCATCGCGGAGAAGCTCACGCGCGAAGGCACGCCGACGCATTGGAAGGAGTATCTGGACGATCTCTTCTACACGCTGAATTTCCACGCCGAGCTGCTGCCCGCGGAAGATCATGCCCGTTTGAAGGCGGACATCCTGCCCTTCGTCATGAGCGTGGTGGCCGCCATGCCCGCGGACTCTGCGCGGAAGCTGCTGGCACTGCGCGCGGCAGGCATCGTCCACGTCGTCGCGGGCATGGCCGAGGTGCACGATCACGAGCCGGGCGACGGCTGCACGCGCGTGGAGGTGGATGGCGAGGACGGGAAGACACGCACGGAGGAATTCCGCATCTTCATCGAGTCCTCCGGCCAGAAGCCCTCCGCGCCCGGGAAGCATCCTTTCCCCTCGATCTTCGGCGAAGGCATCGCCACCCCGGCCACGGTGCGCTTCCGCGATCCGCGGCGCGCCGGAGAGATGGATGACGAGGCAAAGGTGACCGACACCGCCTCCGGCCCCGCGCTGGAGCTGGGCGGACTCGCCTACGACCGTGAGTACCGCCTGGTGAATGAATCCGGCACCGCGGACCGCGTGATCCACGACATCGCGCTGCCGGACATCAATGGCCTACGCCCCTATTCCTACGGCCTGCAGGCGGCGAATGAAGCCGCGGCAATCTGTGCCGCCGCTCTCACCGGCCAGCCCACGCTCTACGGCCTCTGCCCGCTGGCGCACCGCTGA
- a CDS encoding PEP-CTERM sorting domain-containing protein, whose translation MKFILTFAAIFGLCHAASAAVVVTIDISSPGAVVITTVGAGSSSTGDLTVNFAGGISFLGFFTDNELITAEEPALISGNWRASGTSTSYNEMVTFEYGSPDVVPGVDLSIYNLGAVLSDDQNFVLGQQAFFGSSVVDFSSLTHLPAVGTTGNVMLGYRSSHGGVIGQWEVIPEPTTALLGLLGMGAFAARRRR comes from the coding sequence ATGAAGTTCATCCTTACTTTCGCGGCCATCTTCGGGCTTTGCCACGCGGCCTCCGCAGCAGTGGTCGTCACCATCGATATCTCCAGTCCCGGAGCCGTGGTAATCACCACCGTCGGCGCCGGATCTTCCTCGACGGGGGACCTCACGGTGAATTTCGCCGGCGGGATCTCGTTCCTCGGCTTCTTCACGGATAACGAACTGATCACGGCGGAAGAGCCCGCTCTCATCTCCGGGAACTGGCGGGCAAGCGGCACGAGCACCAGCTACAATGAGATGGTGACCTTCGAGTATGGCAGCCCGGATGTCGTTCCCGGTGTGGATCTCAGCATCTACAATCTCGGCGCGGTCCTCTCCGACGACCAGAATTTCGTGCTCGGGCAGCAGGCATTTTTCGGAAGCTCCGTCGTGGACTTCTCGTCCCTCACCCACCTTCCTGCCGTCGGAACCACCGGCAACGTGATGCTCGGCTACAGATCGTCCCATGGAGGCGTCATCGGCCAGTGGGAGGTGATCCCGGAGCCGACCACGGCGCTCCTGGGCCTTCTGGGCATGGGTGCCTTCGCCGCCCGCCGTCGCCGCTGA
- a CDS encoding helix-turn-helix transcriptional regulator yields MKRITVILSDADERTILRMKGVGDFFLGAAGYQVDYRMADSSPPLAGETDGMIFLGRPCGAPPPGVPVVGVGEEFHAREVAVCRIREDAGAAGMAAGDLLARQGVARAVMISSGRAGDLAMWKSFQRAIARWDLPCHHHELSDPARGLPGQVRDLLMSGRCGVLLTSPLLALPLHEVRLAAKGSLWMTGSDAPGMAAALELTSGIESSRRMGWLAAACLVKAMRGDAVPPLLEVPPHGIAHRRSTYPFAGSGCAEVERALAFIRDAAERDIGVDDVARASGVSRSVLQRRVKETLHVSVLHLIQWHRIERVKTCLSDRSLGMEQISELTGFSSSAHMTEVFKKWTGNTPTEFRNQLKARP; encoded by the coding sequence ATGAAGCGGATCACCGTCATCCTGTCCGACGCGGACGAGCGCACCATCCTGCGGATGAAGGGCGTCGGCGACTTCTTCCTCGGGGCCGCCGGATACCAGGTGGACTATCGCATGGCAGACAGCTCGCCCCCGCTCGCAGGCGAGACGGACGGCATGATCTTCCTCGGTCGCCCGTGTGGTGCGCCACCGCCGGGAGTCCCTGTCGTCGGCGTGGGGGAGGAATTCCACGCGCGTGAGGTGGCGGTGTGCCGTATCCGCGAGGACGCGGGCGCCGCGGGCATGGCGGCGGGTGATCTGTTGGCACGACAAGGCGTCGCCCGCGCGGTGATGATTTCCTCCGGCAGGGCAGGGGACCTCGCGATGTGGAAAAGCTTCCAACGGGCCATCGCACGATGGGACCTGCCGTGCCATCACCATGAACTCTCCGATCCCGCGCGCGGTCTGCCCGGGCAGGTGCGGGACCTTCTCATGTCAGGCCGCTGCGGCGTGCTGCTGACCTCTCCGCTGCTCGCCCTGCCGCTGCACGAGGTGAGGCTCGCGGCGAAAGGATCGCTGTGGATGACCGGCAGCGATGCCCCGGGCATGGCCGCCGCGCTGGAGCTGACCTCCGGCATCGAGTCCTCGCGCCGCATGGGCTGGCTGGCCGCTGCATGCCTGGTGAAGGCGATGCGGGGCGATGCCGTGCCGCCGCTGCTGGAGGTGCCGCCGCACGGCATCGCCCACCGCCGCAGCACCTATCCCTTCGCCGGGTCCGGATGCGCGGAGGTGGAGCGCGCGCTCGCCTTCATCCGGGATGCCGCGGAGCGCGACATCGGCGTGGACGACGTCGCGCGCGCGTCCGGCGTCTCGCGCTCCGTGCTCCAGCGCCGCGTGAAGGAGACGCTGCATGTCTCGGTGCTGCACCTCATCCAGTGGCACCGCATCGAGCGGGTGAAAACCTGCCTCTCCGACCGCAGCCTCGGCATGGAACAGATCTCGGAACTCACGGGCTTCTCCTCCTCCGCGCACATGACGGAGGTCTTCAAGAAGTGGACCGGCAATACACCCACCGAATTCAGAAACCAGCTCAAGGCCCGCCCATGA
- a CDS encoding MGH1-like glycoside hydrolase domain-containing protein has translation MTFLRATLRTRFLAAASCLLSAGASLTSAAGPVPAVERLRHHVEQFNGRDTDLYPQSIPNAQAYDFLKENIPLFDAPDEDFVRTYYFRWWVYRKHVKATPEGRVITEFLPPVPWAGKHNTISCALGHHLMEGRWLRDRGIMRENLQFWLGKTDGGHLRRYSTWLGTGLWELHEVHPDEAFLKDLLPSLVANYEGWEATHLCADGLFQQTDNADGMEVSIGGSGRRPTINSYLYGDARVIAKIARLARNSSLAGKYDRKADDLRKRVLATMWDDDAGFFRVLPGSEGEKRADVSELLGYTPWLTGLADTGERHSRAWRLLTDSKGFLAPYGLTTAEQSHPQFAISGTGHECQWNGPSWPYLTSATLKSLANVLHAGGKQPLTRGDYFKLLANYTRSQRLTAADGTVLPWIDENQDPYSGEWLARKLLIERHSPIRERGKDYNHSSYCDLILSGLVGIRPAVGNKLEIDPLLPPGRWRYFSVERVRYHDREVSVVWDEDGLRYGRGKGLRLIVDGKVIASRPDLGKLSAVLPAR, from the coding sequence ATGACTTTCCTCCGCGCCACCCTTCGCACCCGCTTTCTCGCCGCGGCATCGTGCCTGCTTTCCGCCGGTGCTTCCCTCACGTCTGCCGCCGGGCCGGTGCCTGCCGTCGAGCGCCTGCGACACCATGTCGAGCAGTTCAATGGGCGGGACACGGACCTCTATCCGCAGTCGATCCCGAATGCGCAGGCCTACGATTTCCTGAAGGAAAACATCCCGCTCTTCGACGCGCCGGACGAGGACTTCGTGCGGACCTACTACTTCCGCTGGTGGGTCTATCGGAAGCACGTGAAGGCCACGCCGGAGGGGCGCGTGATCACCGAGTTCCTCCCGCCCGTGCCCTGGGCCGGGAAGCACAATACGATCTCCTGCGCGCTGGGCCACCACCTCATGGAGGGCCGCTGGCTGCGCGACCGCGGCATCATGCGCGAGAATCTGCAGTTCTGGCTCGGCAAGACGGATGGCGGGCACTTGCGGCGCTACAGCACCTGGCTCGGCACCGGGCTGTGGGAGCTGCACGAGGTGCATCCCGACGAGGCTTTCCTGAAGGACTTGCTGCCGTCGCTGGTCGCGAATTACGAGGGCTGGGAGGCGACGCATCTCTGCGCCGACGGCCTCTTCCAGCAGACTGACAATGCGGACGGCATGGAGGTGTCCATCGGCGGCTCGGGCCGACGCCCGACGATCAACAGCTACCTCTACGGGGATGCGCGCGTGATCGCGAAGATCGCACGCCTCGCGCGGAATTCCTCGCTCGCCGGGAAGTACGACCGGAAGGCAGACGACCTCCGCAAGCGCGTGCTGGCCACGATGTGGGATGACGATGCGGGCTTCTTCCGCGTGCTGCCGGGCAGCGAGGGGGAGAAGCGCGCGGACGTCTCCGAGCTGCTGGGCTACACGCCGTGGCTCACCGGGCTGGCGGATACCGGCGAGCGCCACTCGCGCGCGTGGCGGCTGCTCACGGACTCGAAGGGCTTCCTCGCTCCCTACGGCCTCACCACCGCGGAGCAGTCGCACCCGCAGTTCGCCATCAGCGGCACCGGCCACGAGTGCCAGTGGAATGGCCCGAGCTGGCCCTACCTCACCTCCGCCACGCTGAAGTCGCTCGCCAATGTCCTCCACGCAGGCGGGAAGCAACCGCTCACCCGCGGCGACTACTTCAAGCTGCTGGCCAACTACACCCGCTCGCAAAGGCTGACAGCGGCAGACGGCACCGTGCTTCCCTGGATCGATGAGAACCAGGATCCGTACAGCGGCGAATGGCTCGCCCGCAAGCTGCTCATCGAGCGCCACTCGCCGATCCGCGAGCGTGGGAAGGATTACAACCACTCGTCGTATTGCGATCTCATCCTCTCTGGCCTCGTCGGCATCCGGCCCGCCGTGGGGAACAAGCTGGAGATCGACCCGCTACTGCCGCCCGGACGCTGGCGCTACTTCAGCGTGGAGCGCGTGCGCTATCATGACCGCGAGGTGTCCGTGGTGTGGGATGAGGACGGCCTGCGCTACGGACGCGGGAAGGGCCTGCGCCTCATCGTGGATGGCAAGGTCATCGCCTCTCGCCCCGACCTTGGAAAGCTCTCCGCCGTCCTGCCTGCCCGATGA
- a CDS encoding MGH1-like glycoside hydrolase domain-containing protein, with protein sequence MNAFSLRAVLLGSLFAASASGAPLILDPAQVDAHLDVFREEDRWYFNVATDAAVSQVNHGTYGGQWVKNAAAADYLRTRIPLLDVPDAALEKTWYYRWWAFRKHIKNIGTPVAPDFIITEYIDPVPWADSTNAIVAPVGHQLYEARWLDDPQVSRDYIRYWMTHAAANPRRYSAWLADATLARHLVMPDDALVTEMVSSPTNRLTLDSNWQGWVLKDSRPGGETQQASYDAADRLFWQNDDRDAMEVSYGGSGKRPSINSYLYGDARATAEMYRIAARHQPAQAATHLASATRYDGLAEDLREAVQTRLWDESDEFFKTGYGSGGNDGPSSSADSGTPRHTWWAPDHLGTSEWVQYDFASPVTVDRCEVYFYDDRPHGGTRVPGSWELQYWNGTAWQPCVRKPGQTYAVERDVYNGVAIEPVTTSRLRLAASLQPGFSAGTLEWRVFSTGGANVSLAATPSASYTDIYGGTVAALNDEGRYPVQDRREQIGFTPWYFGLPEKDAAVDYDRAWSHLWRFTTSHGLTSGATDEAGYQTGQLGSCCQWNGPVWPFATTITLKAMARLLHEHQQPYVTRGNYLDQLKTYSDSHRFTLTRGSETRTLSWIDESMTSAGPGGGLWTHIGGNGVQPGNAPRGFSYNHSGFADLVITGLIGLKPRADDIVEVAPLVPLDAGGGYVWDHFCLDQVAYRGHQLTILYDKTGLHYGAGQGLHVFADGIRIASSPSAGAVQGVLPDAIQRWAAPFFPGHPDQQQLAADADPDGDGSDNLLEYLSATDPSSSSSIPSTRVWIAPVDGQPVDSAKHLHVEAIVRETPQNITLQPQLSASLADWETGSLSVVELPAIPRGDGTVLRRFRSADPVSSVDAAFFRFRATLPVAE encoded by the coding sequence ATGAATGCCTTCTCCCTCCGCGCCGTCCTGTTAGGCTCTCTTTTCGCCGCCTCCGCATCGGGCGCGCCGCTGATCCTCGATCCCGCACAGGTCGATGCCCACCTCGATGTCTTCCGCGAGGAGGACCGGTGGTATTTCAATGTCGCGACGGACGCCGCGGTCTCGCAGGTGAACCACGGCACCTACGGCGGCCAGTGGGTGAAGAATGCCGCTGCGGCGGACTACCTGCGCACCAGGATCCCGCTGCTGGACGTGCCCGATGCCGCGCTGGAGAAGACCTGGTACTACCGCTGGTGGGCCTTCCGGAAGCACATCAAGAACATCGGCACGCCGGTCGCTCCGGACTTCATCATCACCGAGTACATCGACCCGGTGCCATGGGCGGACTCCACGAATGCGATCGTGGCTCCGGTGGGCCACCAGCTCTACGAGGCGCGCTGGCTGGATGACCCGCAGGTCAGCCGCGACTACATCCGCTACTGGATGACCCACGCCGCGGCGAATCCCCGGCGCTACAGCGCGTGGCTGGCGGACGCCACGCTGGCCCGCCACCTCGTCATGCCGGATGACGCGCTGGTCACCGAGATGGTCTCGTCTCCAACGAACCGCCTCACCCTTGACTCGAATTGGCAGGGCTGGGTGCTGAAGGACTCGCGGCCCGGCGGGGAGACCCAGCAGGCGAGCTACGATGCCGCCGACCGGCTCTTTTGGCAGAATGACGACCGCGACGCGATGGAGGTGAGCTATGGCGGCAGCGGCAAGCGCCCCTCGATCAACAGCTACCTCTACGGCGACGCGCGCGCCACGGCGGAGATGTATCGCATCGCCGCCCGCCATCAGCCGGCGCAGGCCGCGACGCACCTCGCCTCCGCCACCCGCTACGACGGCCTCGCCGAGGATCTCCGCGAGGCCGTGCAGACGCGGCTGTGGGATGAGAGTGACGAGTTCTTCAAGACCGGCTACGGCTCCGGCGGGAATGACGGCCCGTCCTCCTCCGCGGACTCCGGCACGCCGCGCCACACCTGGTGGGCACCGGATCACCTCGGCACCAGCGAGTGGGTGCAGTATGACTTCGCCAGTCCCGTGACCGTGGATCGCTGCGAGGTCTATTTCTACGATGACCGGCCCCATGGCGGCACCCGCGTGCCCGGCTCATGGGAGCTCCAGTACTGGAATGGTACGGCGTGGCAACCGTGCGTCCGCAAGCCGGGGCAGACCTATGCGGTGGAGCGCGATGTCTACAATGGCGTCGCCATCGAGCCCGTGACCACCTCGCGGCTACGGCTGGCCGCGTCGTTGCAGCCGGGCTTTTCCGCGGGCACGCTGGAGTGGCGCGTCTTCTCGACCGGCGGTGCGAATGTCTCCCTCGCCGCCACGCCGTCCGCCTCCTACACGGACATCTACGGCGGCACCGTGGCCGCGCTCAATGACGAGGGCCGCTACCCGGTGCAGGATCGCCGCGAGCAAATCGGATTCACCCCGTGGTATTTCGGCCTGCCGGAGAAGGACGCCGCCGTGGACTACGACCGTGCGTGGTCGCACCTCTGGAGATTCACCACGAGCCACGGCCTCACCAGCGGGGCCACGGATGAGGCGGGCTACCAGACCGGGCAGCTCGGAAGCTGCTGCCAGTGGAATGGCCCGGTCTGGCCCTTCGCCACCACCATCACGCTGAAGGCGATGGCGCGGCTGCTCCACGAGCACCAGCAGCCCTACGTGACGCGTGGCAATTACCTCGATCAACTGAAGACCTACTCGGACAGCCACCGCTTCACCCTCACGCGCGGCTCTGAGACGCGCACGCTGTCTTGGATCGATGAGTCGATGACCTCCGCCGGACCGGGTGGCGGGCTGTGGACGCACATCGGCGGCAATGGCGTGCAGCCCGGCAATGCCCCGCGCGGATTTTCCTACAATCACTCGGGCTTCGCCGACCTCGTGATCACCGGCCTCATCGGTCTGAAGCCGCGTGCCGATGACATCGTGGAAGTCGCCCCGCTGGTGCCGCTGGATGCAGGCGGCGGCTACGTGTGGGACCACTTCTGCCTCGACCAGGTCGCCTACCGCGGCCACCAGCTCACGATCCTCTACGACAAGACCGGCCTGCACTATGGCGCGGGCCAGGGGCTCCACGTCTTCGCCGATGGCATCCGCATCGCATCGTCACCGTCCGCCGGTGCCGTGCAGGGCGTGCTGCCAGATGCCATCCAGCGATGGGCCGCGCCTTTCTTCCCCGGCCATCCGGACCAGCAGCAACTCGCCGCGGACGCCGACCCCGATGGCGATGGCTCGGACAACCTGCTCGAGTATCTCTCCGCCACCGATCCCTCGTCGTCATCCTCCATCCCGTCCACGCGCGTGTGGATCGCCCCGGT
- a CDS encoding FecR family protein, with amino-acid sequence MNLEDALRKIDEGRLNEEAASGLRDWVLDEPDALARLAAAPALLTGLPAGGSPREAQPRPFLSRGRLGALGVVLVAGLGGVLTWQALRPGAAAPPASVAAFVTVYESRAEGGFKVGQMVPRGRYDLRPEDEIAMVFSSGARVEIKGPGAFEILDERKMFMHEGLLKARVDGRLGPFQVETPEGRVIDLGTEFTVARPRNGSTEVYVNEGSVRVEAGGKDRLLFENEAATVASGEMAAEDFLKHRFDTPLDLHEIASANARASAEPSTAPPSWMDTWDLATAKPGDSTPAESGAFRLRGGIVTDGLTYQSGGYTLRTTPHAIMTGSTVGDFECLIQMRDRRDTGTESSYVSFLMRLPDPDHGIETAYAGLSFLTESRWEHFFVGDGWFKSGLCIHEGTTVPGKSREMETPLGIPLGKETVLVVLRIDRLKKVTDVWIDPPLGLAEPPANADARWQDVPKFDLLGLRSGHYVHEGGYVCIFDEFRMGSDWRTVLPLEPAK; translated from the coding sequence ATGAATCTGGAAGACGCGCTGCGGAAGATCGACGAGGGCAGACTGAATGAAGAGGCCGCCTCGGGACTTCGCGACTGGGTGCTGGATGAGCCGGACGCGCTCGCCCGCCTCGCCGCCGCGCCCGCCCTGCTCACCGGTCTGCCCGCGGGGGGCTCGCCACGCGAGGCCCAGCCCCGGCCATTCCTCTCGCGGGGAAGGCTGGGTGCGCTCGGTGTGGTGCTCGTCGCGGGGCTGGGCGGTGTGCTCACCTGGCAGGCGCTGCGCCCCGGTGCGGCCGCGCCACCGGCATCCGTCGCGGCATTCGTCACGGTCTATGAATCCCGCGCCGAGGGTGGCTTCAAGGTCGGGCAAATGGTCCCGCGCGGTCGCTACGACCTGCGGCCCGAGGACGAGATCGCCATGGTTTTCAGCTCCGGTGCCCGCGTGGAAATCAAGGGCCCCGGTGCCTTCGAGATCCTCGACGAGCGGAAGATGTTCATGCACGAGGGCCTGCTGAAGGCGCGCGTCGATGGCCGCCTCGGTCCCTTCCAGGTGGAGACGCCGGAGGGCCGCGTGATCGATCTCGGCACGGAGTTCACCGTGGCCCGCCCGCGCAATGGCTCGACCGAGGTTTACGTGAACGAGGGCTCCGTGCGCGTCGAGGCAGGCGGGAAGGATCGCCTGCTTTTCGAGAATGAGGCCGCCACCGTCGCGTCCGGTGAGATGGCCGCGGAGGACTTCCTGAAGCATCGCTTCGACACGCCGCTCGACCTTCACGAGATCGCCAGTGCGAATGCCCGCGCCTCGGCGGAGCCCTCGACCGCGCCGCCATCGTGGATGGACACGTGGGATCTCGCGACGGCCAAGCCGGGCGACAGCACGCCCGCGGAGTCCGGTGCCTTCAGGCTGCGCGGCGGCATTGTCACCGATGGCCTCACCTATCAATCCGGCGGCTACACGCTGCGCACCACGCCGCACGCGATCATGACCGGATCGACGGTCGGTGACTTCGAGTGCCTCATCCAGATGCGGGACCGCCGCGACACCGGCACGGAGAGCAGCTACGTCAGCTTCCTCATGCGGCTGCCCGATCCCGACCATGGCATCGAGACCGCCTATGCCGGACTGTCGTTTCTAACAGAAAGCCGCTGGGAGCATTTCTTCGTCGGCGATGGATGGTTCAAGTCCGGGCTCTGCATCCACGAGGGGACCACCGTGCCCGGGAAGTCCCGCGAAATGGAGACGCCGCTCGGCATCCCGCTCGGAAAGGAGACGGTGCTCGTCGTCCTGCGCATCGACCGCCTGAAAAAGGTGACCGACGTCTGGATCGATCCTCCGCTCGGCCTCGCGGAACCGCCCGCGAATGCCGATGCGCGTTGGCAGGATGTGCCGAAGTTCGACCTGCTGGGACTGCGCTCCGGGCACTACGTCCATGAGGGCGGCTACGTCTGCATCTTCGATGAATTCCGCATGGGCTCGGACTGGCGCACGGTCCTGCCGCTCGAGCCCGCGAAGTGA
- a CDS encoding LamG domain-containing protein, producing the protein MRKPQVLSFVISLTASLPAFAAPQVIGGSFEDGQTGQNQDVTAWYESSTGGASYTEWVNPFNAIQADSGNGYSPSRHLALRGTGWIYQSIGTYDASRAPELGFRFYQGIFTDGNASTGADLEFFTADETFFPGDGVDIRSAPGIVQLGSTFSVIPAGIGSVGYHSGTVDLTGLPDGTEIWVRFGGNGTNSQFAPFDELSVFQPGADSDGDGLSDEQESLLGTDSQNPDTDGDGLSDGAEVNVHQTNPLMVDTDGDLYSDGDEVAASTDPLDDASHPNFTGNGSIRLDGKSHLTFAPAAGVIPSGNEPFTVELWANPETINAEPLGGSTFVFWGNEATRQANGFRLAGSSVVRHYFWGDDSVIETGLPFALDEGGPNSDGWHHFAVTYDGTKVVTYLNGTAIGTATPAAPVSVTDANHMIGRKLSDAFGAGYYHGYLDEIRIWNAARTVEEIRGSLANGLQGNEPGLVAYWNFNGTLEDLTANGIDLNPVGGVVYGLEMHAPLGITLEYPAPRIVSFSRDAMASTFTLTWASAAGQLYRVERSQDLDEWEDLGQVQGMAGETTYTDQNATAGKHFYRIRE; encoded by the coding sequence ATGAGAAAACCCCAAGTCCTCTCGTTCGTCATATCGCTCACTGCAAGTCTCCCCGCATTCGCCGCCCCGCAGGTCATCGGCGGGAGCTTCGAGGATGGCCAGACCGGGCAGAACCAGGACGTGACGGCGTGGTATGAATCGAGCACCGGCGGTGCCAGCTACACCGAGTGGGTGAATCCCTTCAACGCGATCCAGGCGGACAGCGGCAACGGCTACTCGCCGAGCCGGCATCTCGCGCTGCGCGGCACCGGATGGATCTACCAGTCCATCGGCACCTACGATGCGTCGCGCGCGCCGGAGCTCGGCTTCCGCTTTTATCAGGGCATCTTCACGGACGGGAATGCCTCGACCGGCGCGGACCTGGAATTCTTCACCGCCGACGAGACCTTCTTCCCGGGGGATGGCGTGGACATCCGCTCGGCGCCCGGCATCGTGCAGCTCGGCAGCACCTTCTCGGTCATCCCCGCGGGCATCGGCAGCGTGGGCTACCATAGCGGCACGGTGGATCTCACAGGTCTGCCGGATGGCACGGAGATCTGGGTGCGTTTCGGCGGGAATGGCACCAACAGCCAGTTCGCGCCCTTCGACGAGCTGTCCGTCTTCCAACCGGGTGCCGACTCCGATGGCGACGGCCTCAGCGATGAACAGGAAAGCCTGCTCGGCACCGACAGCCAGAATCCGGACACCGACGGCGACGGCCTCAGCGATGGCGCGGAGGTGAATGTCCACCAGACCAATCCGCTGATGGTGGACACGGATGGCGATCTCTACTCCGATGGCGACGAAGTGGCGGCCTCGACCGATCCGCTCGATGACGCGAGCCACCCGAACTTCACCGGCAATGGCTCGATCCGGCTGGATGGAAAAAGCCATCTCACCTTCGCCCCGGCGGCCGGGGTCATCCCGTCGGGCAACGAGCCCTTCACCGTGGAGCTGTGGGCGAATCCGGAGACGATCAATGCGGAGCCGCTCGGTGGCAGCACATTCGTCTTCTGGGGAAATGAGGCGACGCGCCAGGCGAACGGCTTCCGCCTCGCGGGGTCCTCGGTGGTACGGCACTACTTCTGGGGAGACGACAGCGTCATCGAGACCGGACTGCCCTTCGCGCTCGACGAGGGCGGGCCGAATTCCGACGGCTGGCATCACTTCGCCGTGACCTACGATGGCACGAAGGTGGTGACGTATCTGAATGGCACCGCGATCGGCACGGCGACACCCGCCGCGCCTGTCAGCGTGACCGATGCGAACCACATGATCGGGCGGAAGCTCAGCGACGCCTTTGGCGCGGGCTACTACCACGGCTACCTCGACGAGATCCGCATCTGGAATGCCGCGCGCACCGTGGAGGAGATCCGCGGCAGCCTGGCGAACGGCCTGCAGGGCAACGAGCCGGGGCTGGTGGCGTATTGGAACTTCAACGGCACGCTGGAAGACCTCACCGCGAACGGCATCGATCTCAATCCGGTTGGTGGCGTCGTTTACGGGCTAGAGATGCACGCGCCGCTCGGCATCACGCTGGAGTATCCCGCACCGCGGATCGTGTCCTTCAGTCGCGATGCGATGGCCTCCACCTTCACGCTCACCTGGGCCTCCGCGGCAGGCCAGCTCTACCGGGTGGAGCGCTCGCAAGATCTCGATGAATGGGAGGACCTCGGGCAAGTGCAAGGCATGGCCGGCGAGACCACCTACACCGACCAGAACGCCACCGCCGGAAAGCACTTCTACCGCATCCGCGAGTAA